The Castanea sativa cultivar Marrone di Chiusa Pesio chromosome 11, ASM4071231v1 genome contains a region encoding:
- the LOC142617528 gene encoding uncharacterized protein LOC142617528 isoform X1: protein MLGVLCARPKPWILTSLSYHSFFHGSAAHHHQNPRRFDNGGASFNRRRHHSTACRLEGPFVGGGAASIWHAITPSSTRASRRSGGGGDNGLLRLRRKSMLRCERRGEGSWNVAWDARPARWLHRPDSAWLLFGVCACLNAPPLLDLVAAAEENAEAEERIIDGCDNNEKEMIDGSALAESNTNTNTNTVNSDYRVTGVLADGRCLFRAIAHGACLRSGVEAPDDNRQRELADELRAQVVDELSRRRKETEWFIEGDFDAYVTRIQQPYVWGGEPELLMASHVLKTPISVFMINRTSGALVNIAKYGEEYRKDEESPINVLFHGYGHYDLLEYISEESCQK from the exons aTGCTTGGTGTACTGTGTGCTCGTCCCAAGCCTTGGATCCTTACCTCGCTTTCTTACCATTCGTTTTTTCACGGCTCGGCGGCGCATCACCACCAGAATCCGAGGCGCTTCGATAACGGCGGCGCGTCGTTCAATCGGCGCCGCCACCACTCGACGGCGTGTCGTCTAGAAGGCCCGTTCGTCGGAGGCGGCGCGGCGTCGATATGGCACGCGATCACGCCGTCGTCGACTCGCGCGAGTCGGCGGAGCGGCGGCGGAGGAGACAACGGCCTCCTCAGGCTGAGGAGGAAGTCGATGCTCCGGTGTGAGAGGAGAGGGGAGGGGTCGTGGAACGTCGCGTGGGACGCACGCCCCGCGAGGTGGCTCCACAGGCCCGACTCCGCTTGGCTCCTCTTCGGCGTCTGCGCTTGCCTCAACGCGCCGCCGCTCCTCGATTTGGTGGCGGCGGCTGAGGAGAACGCCGAGGCGGAAGAGAGAATCATCGACGGCTGCGATAATAACGAGAAGGAAATGATCGACGGTTCCGCTTTGGCTGAATCGAACACAAACACGAACACGAACACTGTCAACAGTGATTACAGAGTCACAG GGGTTTTGGCGGATGGGCGATGCCTATTTAGAGCGATAGCACATGGGGCTTGCTTGAGAAGTGGGGTAGAAGCTCCAGACGATAATCGTCAGAGAGAGCTCGCTGATGAATTAAGAGCTCAA GTGGTAGATGAGCTTTCAAGGAGGCGAAAGGAAACTGAATG GTTCATTGAAGGAGATTTTGATGCTTATGTGACGAGAATTCAGCAACCTTACGTTTGGGGTGGAGAGCCCGAGTTGCTGATGGCTTCTCATGTTTTGAA GACACCAATATCAGTCTTCATGATAAATAGAACATCGGGTGCTTTGGTAAACATAGCGAAATATGGTGAAGAGTATCGAAAGGATGAAGAGAGTCCCATAAATGTGCTGTTTCATGGATATGGTCACTATGACCTGTTGGAGTATATCTCAGAAGAAAGTTGCCAGAAATAA
- the LOC142617528 gene encoding uncharacterized protein LOC142617528 isoform X2 has translation MKTVNESFKWVRRLSSDTHPLVAQNPRRFDNGGASFNRRRHHSTACRLEGPFVGGGAASIWHAITPSSTRASRRSGGGGDNGLLRLRRKSMLRCERRGEGSWNVAWDARPARWLHRPDSAWLLFGVCACLNAPPLLDLVAAAEENAEAEERIIDGCDNNEKEMIDGSALAESNTNTNTNTVNSDYRVTGVLADGRCLFRAIAHGACLRSGVEAPDDNRQRELADELRAQVVDELSRRRKETEWFIEGDFDAYVTRIQQPYVWGGEPELLMASHVLKTPISVFMINRTSGALVNIAKYGEEYRKDEESPINVLFHGYGHYDLLEYISEESCQK, from the exons ATGAAAACTGTAAACGAAAGTTTCAAATGGGTGCGTAGGTTAAGCAGCGATACACACCCCCTGGTAGCGCAG AATCCGAGGCGCTTCGATAACGGCGGCGCGTCGTTCAATCGGCGCCGCCACCACTCGACGGCGTGTCGTCTAGAAGGCCCGTTCGTCGGAGGCGGCGCGGCGTCGATATGGCACGCGATCACGCCGTCGTCGACTCGCGCGAGTCGGCGGAGCGGCGGCGGAGGAGACAACGGCCTCCTCAGGCTGAGGAGGAAGTCGATGCTCCGGTGTGAGAGGAGAGGGGAGGGGTCGTGGAACGTCGCGTGGGACGCACGCCCCGCGAGGTGGCTCCACAGGCCCGACTCCGCTTGGCTCCTCTTCGGCGTCTGCGCTTGCCTCAACGCGCCGCCGCTCCTCGATTTGGTGGCGGCGGCTGAGGAGAACGCCGAGGCGGAAGAGAGAATCATCGACGGCTGCGATAATAACGAGAAGGAAATGATCGACGGTTCCGCTTTGGCTGAATCGAACACAAACACGAACACGAACACTGTCAACAGTGATTACAGAGTCACAG GGGTTTTGGCGGATGGGCGATGCCTATTTAGAGCGATAGCACATGGGGCTTGCTTGAGAAGTGGGGTAGAAGCTCCAGACGATAATCGTCAGAGAGAGCTCGCTGATGAATTAAGAGCTCAA GTGGTAGATGAGCTTTCAAGGAGGCGAAAGGAAACTGAATG GTTCATTGAAGGAGATTTTGATGCTTATGTGACGAGAATTCAGCAACCTTACGTTTGGGGTGGAGAGCCCGAGTTGCTGATGGCTTCTCATGTTTTGAA GACACCAATATCAGTCTTCATGATAAATAGAACATCGGGTGCTTTGGTAAACATAGCGAAATATGGTGAAGAGTATCGAAAGGATGAAGAGAGTCCCATAAATGTGCTGTTTCATGGATATGGTCACTATGACCTGTTGGAGTATATCTCAGAAGAAAGTTGCCAGAAATAA